Proteins encoded in a region of the Streptomyces sp. PCS3-D2 genome:
- a CDS encoding sodium:alanine symporter family protein produces the protein MSLDTITNAVDDAVSGFFEPIAKWLGDIVFYSVPVGGTQLPLIVAWLVVAGLVFSGWFGLVQIRKFRLAVDVVRGKYDEKGSTGEVNHFQALTAAVSGTVGLGNIAGVAVAVSIGGPGATFWMILCGLLGMATKFVEVTLGVKYREVHPDGTVSGGPMHYLPKGLTERFGARGKTLGKVLAVLASAMILFFGLFGGNLFQVNQSYAQIVSVTGGESGMMGSSAGALFFGILIAAIVGIVLLGGIRSIASVTSKLVPAMAGIYIVACLVVIGVNVTEVPAAISTIIEGAFNPEGVAGGVLGALIIGFKRAAFSNEAGLGSAPIAHSAVKTKHPASEGLVALLEPFIDTVVICTMTALTIVIANPASWGEARKGESIGGVTITSDAFGTVMPWFPYILTIAVMLFAISTVLTWGYYCMKAWTHLFGRSRTSELTFKVFYTLFAVAGSLLTLQTLIDMADAVLFMLAVINIIGLYLLAPVVKRELSSFLDYVRRRDAGQDTAEDGDDDQEPVKTTV, from the coding sequence ATGTCACTCGACACCATCACCAACGCCGTAGACGACGCCGTCAGCGGCTTCTTCGAGCCCATCGCCAAATGGCTCGGGGACATCGTCTTCTACTCCGTCCCTGTGGGAGGGACCCAGCTTCCGCTGATCGTCGCCTGGCTCGTCGTGGCCGGCCTGGTCTTCTCCGGCTGGTTCGGGCTGGTCCAGATACGCAAGTTCCGCCTCGCGGTGGACGTGGTGCGCGGCAAGTACGACGAGAAGGGTTCGACCGGCGAGGTCAACCACTTCCAGGCGCTGACGGCGGCCGTCTCCGGCACGGTGGGCCTCGGCAACATCGCCGGTGTCGCCGTCGCCGTGTCCATCGGTGGTCCCGGTGCGACCTTCTGGATGATCCTCTGCGGCCTCCTGGGCATGGCGACGAAGTTCGTCGAGGTCACGCTCGGTGTGAAGTACCGCGAGGTGCACCCCGACGGCACCGTCTCCGGCGGCCCGATGCACTACCTGCCCAAGGGCCTGACGGAGCGCTTCGGCGCCCGCGGCAAGACCCTCGGCAAGGTCCTGGCGGTCCTCGCCTCCGCGATGATCCTCTTCTTCGGCCTCTTCGGCGGCAACCTCTTCCAGGTCAACCAGTCCTACGCCCAGATCGTCTCCGTCACCGGCGGCGAGAGCGGCATGATGGGCTCCTCCGCCGGCGCCCTGTTCTTCGGCATCCTCATCGCCGCGATCGTCGGCATCGTCCTCCTCGGCGGCATCCGCTCCATCGCCTCGGTCACCAGCAAGCTGGTCCCGGCGATGGCCGGCATCTACATCGTCGCCTGCCTGGTCGTCATCGGCGTCAACGTCACCGAGGTTCCCGCCGCGATCTCCACGATCATCGAGGGCGCCTTCAACCCCGAGGGCGTCGCCGGCGGTGTCCTCGGCGCGCTGATCATCGGCTTCAAGCGGGCCGCGTTCTCCAACGAGGCGGGCCTCGGCTCCGCCCCGATCGCGCACTCCGCCGTCAAGACCAAGCACCCCGCCAGCGAGGGCCTCGTCGCCCTGCTGGAGCCGTTCATCGACACCGTGGTCATCTGCACCATGACCGCGCTGACGATCGTGATCGCCAACCCGGCCAGCTGGGGCGAGGCGCGCAAGGGCGAGTCCATCGGCGGCGTGACGATCACCTCCGACGCCTTCGGCACCGTCATGCCGTGGTTCCCCTACATCCTCACCATCGCGGTGATGCTCTTCGCCATCTCCACCGTGCTGACCTGGGGCTACTACTGCATGAAGGCCTGGACGCACCTCTTCGGTCGCAGCCGCACCAGTGAGCTGACCTTCAAGGTCTTCTACACCCTGTTCGCTGTCGCCGGCTCCCTGCTGACCCTGCAGACCCTGATCGACATGGCCGACGCGGTGCTGTTCATGCTCGCCGTCATCAACATCATCGGCCTGTACCTGCTGGCCCCCGTCGTCAAGCGGGAGCTGAGCTCCTTCCTTGACTACGTCCGCCGCCGCGACGCCGGCCAGGACACCGCAGAGGACGGGGACGACGACCAGGAACCGGTGAAGACCACCGTCTGA
- the nhaA gene encoding Na+/H+ antiporter NhaA — translation MSSPRPRIVFGLVPWPERQAIASALRTETVGGLVLLAAAVVALVWANTPWSGAYEAIRDFHFGIPALGLDLSVGHWTADALLAVFFLVAGIELKRELVLGELRTPATAALPVIAAVCGMAVPAVLYAATAWAGGGSMDGWAVPMATDIAFALAVLAVISTHLPAALRAFLLTLAVVDDLGAIFIIAVFFTSDMNFWALGGALAGLVIFYALQRFRVRGWWWYVPLGIAIWVLMYNAGVHATVAGVAMGLILRTTRDKGEEASPAARVSHLMHPFSAGVAVPLFALFAAGVTVSGPALAAVFTTPEPLGVVIGLVVGKVLGIFLGTYLAARFTKAELNPDLAWADVLGLSVLAGIGFTVALLISELAFPGAGVGEQVKAAVLIASVAAALIATVLLRRRNALYRRLCEEENIDADADGIPDIYQREAGAYVPERG, via the coding sequence ATGAGCAGCCCGCGCCCGCGTATCGTGTTCGGACTCGTGCCCTGGCCGGAGCGGCAGGCGATCGCCTCGGCCCTTCGGACCGAGACCGTGGGCGGACTGGTCCTGCTGGCCGCCGCCGTCGTCGCCCTCGTGTGGGCCAACACGCCGTGGAGCGGTGCGTACGAGGCGATACGCGACTTCCACTTCGGCATACCCGCGCTCGGCCTGGACCTCTCCGTCGGACACTGGACCGCCGACGCACTCCTCGCGGTCTTCTTCCTCGTGGCCGGCATCGAACTCAAACGAGAACTCGTCCTGGGTGAGCTGCGTACCCCCGCCACGGCGGCCCTGCCCGTGATCGCCGCGGTCTGCGGCATGGCCGTACCCGCCGTGCTCTACGCCGCGACGGCCTGGGCGGGCGGCGGCAGCATGGACGGCTGGGCCGTGCCCATGGCCACCGACATCGCCTTCGCCCTCGCCGTCCTCGCCGTCATCTCCACCCACCTGCCGGCGGCTCTGCGCGCCTTCCTGCTCACGCTCGCCGTGGTCGACGACCTCGGCGCGATCTTCATCATCGCCGTCTTCTTCACGTCCGACATGAACTTCTGGGCGCTCGGCGGTGCGCTCGCCGGACTCGTGATCTTCTACGCCCTCCAGCGTTTCCGCGTGCGCGGCTGGTGGTGGTACGTCCCCCTCGGCATCGCCATCTGGGTCCTGATGTACAACGCGGGCGTGCACGCCACCGTCGCGGGCGTCGCCATGGGCCTGATCCTGCGCACCACGCGCGACAAGGGCGAGGAGGCCTCTCCGGCCGCCAGGGTCTCGCACCTCATGCACCCCTTCTCCGCCGGGGTCGCGGTGCCGCTGTTCGCCCTCTTCGCGGCCGGCGTCACCGTCTCCGGCCCGGCGCTGGCGGCGGTGTTCACCACCCCCGAACCGCTCGGTGTCGTCATCGGCCTGGTCGTGGGCAAGGTCCTCGGCATCTTCCTGGGCACCTACCTGGCCGCCCGCTTCACCAAGGCCGAACTGAACCCGGACCTCGCCTGGGCCGACGTCCTGGGCCTGTCCGTCCTGGCCGGAATCGGTTTCACCGTCGCCCTCCTCATCAGCGAACTCGCCTTCCCCGGCGCAGGCGTCGGGGAGCAGGTCAAGGCGGCGGTCCTGATCGCGTCCGTCGCCGCGGCCCTGATCGCGACCGTCCTCCTGCGCCGGCGCAACGCCCTGTACCGGCGCCTGTGCGAGGAGGAGAACATCGACGCCGACGCCGATGGCATCCCGGACATCTACCAGCGCGAGGCGGGAGCCTACGTACCGGAGCGCGGCTGA
- a CDS encoding SPFH domain-containing protein: MEISAFPVVGLLVALLAVFTVVRAVRIVPQARARNVERLGRYHRTLKPGLNVVIPYIDRVYPVIDLREQVVSFQPQPVITEDNLVVEIDTVLYFQVTDPRAAAYEIANFLQAVEQLTVTTLRNVVGSMDLEKTLTSRDTINSQLRGVLDEATGKWGLRVNRVEIKAIDPPQSIKDAMEKQMRAERDKRAAILGAEGQRQSQILTAEGDKQSAVLRAEGNRTAEILRAEGQSRAIDEVFQAVHRNDPDPKLLAYQYLQMLPQLAQGPGSTFWVIPGEVTSALQNVTRAFSEVLPQSTATREASSDGLAVQAANDAAKAAEAAAEALADAAEADSEAGSVLAARPRAVEQGGDAAPLSGSPD, from the coding sequence ATGGAGATCTCTGCGTTCCCCGTAGTCGGCCTGCTGGTGGCCCTGCTGGCGGTGTTCACCGTGGTCCGGGCGGTGCGGATCGTCCCGCAGGCCCGCGCGCGCAACGTCGAACGGCTGGGCCGCTATCACCGGACCCTGAAGCCCGGGCTCAACGTCGTCATCCCCTACATCGACCGCGTGTATCCCGTGATCGACCTCCGCGAGCAGGTCGTCTCCTTCCAACCACAGCCCGTGATCACGGAGGACAACCTCGTCGTCGAGATCGACACCGTCCTGTACTTCCAGGTCACCGATCCGCGCGCGGCGGCCTACGAGATCGCCAACTTCTTGCAGGCCGTGGAGCAGCTGACGGTCACCACCCTGCGCAATGTCGTCGGATCCATGGACCTGGAGAAGACCCTGACCTCGCGGGACACGATCAACAGCCAGCTGCGCGGGGTGCTCGACGAGGCCACCGGCAAATGGGGGCTCAGGGTCAACCGGGTGGAGATCAAGGCGATCGACCCGCCGCAGTCCATCAAGGACGCGATGGAGAAGCAGATGCGGGCCGAGCGGGACAAGCGGGCCGCCATCCTCGGGGCCGAGGGGCAGCGCCAGTCCCAGATCCTGACCGCGGAGGGCGACAAGCAGTCCGCCGTCCTGCGCGCCGAAGGCAACCGGACCGCCGAGATCCTCCGGGCGGAGGGCCAGTCCCGGGCCATCGACGAGGTGTTCCAGGCCGTCCACCGCAACGACCCCGACCCCAAGCTGCTCGCCTACCAGTACCTCCAGATGCTGCCGCAGCTCGCGCAGGGCCCGGGAAGTACCTTCTGGGTGATCCCCGGCGAGGTCACGTCCGCCCTCCAGAACGTCACCCGTGCCTTCAGCGAAGTCCTCCCCCAGTCGACCGCCACCCGCGAGGCGTCATCCGACGGACTCGCCGTCCAGGCGGCCAACGACGCGGCGAAGGCCGCGGAAGCCGCCGCCGAAGCCCTCGCCGACGCCGCGGAGGCGGACAGCGAGGCAGGCAGCGTGCTCGCGGCACGGCCCCGGGCCGTCGAGCAGGGCGGCGACGCAGCCCCGCTGTCCGGTTCTCCGGACTGA
- a CDS encoding NfeD family protein, translated as MDPWLVWLITAVVLCAAEIFTLTASLALLGGAALITAGFAALGLPLPWQFLLFAAVSTAGLVFVRPAALRRLSPRAEERFGVDALVGGAAYVTSEVSKLGGRVRVGGEEWTARSYDETLVIPPGTTVDILEIKGTIALVYPRE; from the coding sequence ATGGATCCCTGGCTGGTCTGGCTGATCACCGCGGTGGTCCTGTGCGCGGCGGAGATCTTCACCCTGACCGCCTCCCTTGCCCTGCTCGGCGGCGCGGCGCTGATCACGGCCGGCTTCGCCGCGCTCGGGCTCCCGCTTCCCTGGCAGTTCCTCCTCTTCGCGGCGGTGTCGACCGCCGGCCTGGTCTTCGTGCGCCCGGCGGCACTCCGCCGCCTCTCCCCGCGGGCCGAAGAACGTTTCGGCGTGGACGCCCTCGTCGGTGGCGCCGCCTACGTCACCTCGGAGGTTTCGAAGCTGGGCGGACGGGTCCGTGTCGGCGGCGAGGAGTGGACCGCGCGCTCCTACGACGAGACGCTCGTGATACCGCCCGGCACGACCGTGGACATCCTCGAGATCAAGGGCACCATCGCACTCGTCTACCCACGGGAGTGA